The Leptospira stimsonii genome includes the window TTGAACGTTGCACTTGTTCAGTGCGATCTTTCTTGGGAAAATCAGGACGCGAATTACGAACACGTTCGACGTCTGATTTTTTCCACTCTTGAGAAACGAAAGGAAGAAGCACCGGACTTGATTCTTCTTCCGGAAACCTTTGCAACCGGATTTACGATGCGGTCGGAAAGAATCGCCGAACCCGACGAAGGTCCGACGGAAGTCTTTTTGAAAAAGATCGCCGAAGAAACGGGAGCCTATTTCTGCGCGGGCTGGATTCGAAAGAATCCGGGAAGAAAACCCTTCAACACGGTCAGCGTCGTTAAACCCGACGGCAACATTGTATTAAGATATTCTAAAATACATCCGTTTACGTTCGGAGGAGAGGATAGGCACTATTCTTCGGGTTCTGAGATAATGAGTTACGATTTAAACGGTTTTCGAATCACTCCGTTTATCTGTTATGACATTCGTTTTCCGGAGATTTTTCGAAGAGTCGCGGGAGAAACGGATATATTTACGATTCATGCAAATTGGCCGATCCCGAGAATTCATCACTGGGATCTGATTCTCAAAACCAGAGCCGTTGAAAATCAGGCCTATGTTTTTGGGGTCAATCGGATCGGAATCGCCGGTTATAACAAAAGTGTTCATCACGACGGACATTCGCTCGCGGTGGCGCCTAACGGAGAATTTACGGACGCAGGCGAGGAATTGGAAACGATTCTCTTTTACAAAGCGGAAAAAAAAACAATTTTAGAATATCGTGAATCGTTTCCCGTATTGAAAGATCGAAAAAATCCGGAAACGATCATCGTCAGATCAACGGTGCATTCTTCTCAAACCTAAGAAATCTTTCGGTCAAGGGAAGATTTGCTTCGATCAATTCTCCCGTGAATGGATCCTTAAATTTTAAGAAAAAGGACAGCAAAAGAAGTCCGTAAGATTCAAATTGCGCACCCGCTCTCGAATACAATAGGTCGCCGACGACAGGACATCTTTGACTTTGAAAATGAACTCGGATCTGGTGCGTCCTTCCGGTTTCCAATCCTACTTCCACAAAGCTGAATTTTCGTCCCGTCCTGGAATTGATGTATTTTAGAACTTTATAATGAGTCACCGACCGTCTTCCTTTCGGTGAAATTGTCATCTTGAGTCTTTCCACAGGATGTCGAGAGATCGGAAGATCGATCGTTCCCGATTCTTCCGGAGGATGTCCTTGTACCCAAGCGTAGTATTTTTTTTCGATCTCTCTTTTTCGGAAGAGTTCGGATAACTTTCCATGAGCTCGGTCATTTTTCGCGATGAGAATCAACCCTTCCGTTGGTTTATCCAAACGATGAACGATTCCTGGTCTGGCTTCTCCCCCTGCTTTCGAGAGATCCTTGAAGTGATAGAGAAGTCCGTTTACAAGACTTGGGGAACGATCGCCCGGACCGCTGTGACTTGCAATCCCAGCAGGTTTGTGGATAATGAGAAAATCTTCTCTTTCTAAAATAACGGGTAAGGACATCGAGACCGGTTCTAAATTCAACGGTGGTCTGGGTGGAACGGAAATGGAGAATTGATCCCCTTCCTTTACCTTGAGAGAACTCTTATCTTGAATTTTCTCGTCTTGATTTCGAACGTATCCCGAATCAATCCACTTCTGAATCGATGCTCGGGAGACTTCGTCTCCTAAAGAAAGTTTGAGAAATCGATCGAGACGATTTCCGGTAAATTCTTCTGTGACCTCTGCTTTTAGTTCTAAGTTCATTGAATTGGGGGGAAGGATCCAGATTTTTACTGCGCGCGTTTTTAGCACTCTAAAAAAACAGTTTCCATTTTCCTTCCTAAGCCTTAATATGACACACTGAAACCCAAAACCCCTTAGATCTAAGGAAGGATAGAAACATGGTCAAAAAGATTTTGAATCTGATTCTGCTCGGTGCAATTGCATTTTCATTCACTCTTTGCTCCTCCGCTGAAAAAAAAGAGGAAACCGCCGCTCCTGAGCCATCTCAACAAGAGCAGGGTGCTGCAGCAAACAGAAGCGTTGATGCAAACTCCCCACAAGCGATCGCAGATTCTTTGAACGACAAGTTGAAAGATTTCAGATACCCGGACGGTCTGACTCGCCCGGGATTTAGCTATAAAAAAGCAGACGTAAACGCTGGTGATTTCAGTGAGTGGTCAAAAGTAAACGCTCCAGTGATCAAAGAAGGTCTCGGAAAACTTCCTGATAGCTACGCATTGGAAATTACAGGACATACAGACGCGATTGGTCCTGAACAAGCGGAAGGCGATAAAAAAGGAAATATTTTTTATTCTGAACTTCGCGCAAATGCCGTGAAACAAGCTCTGATCAAACAAGGAATTCCCGCGAATCGTATCACTACGAAAGGCGCCGGTTCTTCTGAGCCAGTTTCCGGTTTGGACGCGAAAGACGCTAAAAACAGAAGAGTAACTTTTCGTTTCGCTACTTCAGCTCCACAACAATAAGCCAAATCGATCAGAAATCTGATTCAAAAGGGGCGATGAGAAATCATCGCCTTTTTTATTTTTTGGGGGATGAATAATTCTTTTAAGCTCGGAATATTCACTTCCGATAAAGAAGTGAATATTGTTTCCTAACTTTCTATTTTACAGAGAATTTCCCAACAAATTTAGGGAAATATTGATTAAGAATTCTTATTATCGTCAAATTCGAAATTAGCAGACAGATAAATGAAAAGAGAATCGTGAGAAATGGATTTGCTAAATTTATAGTCAACCCGAATAACAATACGGTTTGCATTAGAAAACTTTTAAATACATTTTCAATGCCGCAGAAAAGAAGAGTTTCCCTACCCAAACTTCCAAACAAAGGAATCTCGGCGATTGCTTTTGCCAAGATTATATTCGCGTAAATTATAATAAAAGCGATAAGGATTGGATATAAGAATCCGAAAGCCGGAATTTCGAAAATGAATCGAACTTTATTGAAAATAAAATTTCCATCGATTAAAAAGTAGGCAATCGTCATTCCAGTGCAAAATATTCCTAACAATAGGTATACCCATTTCCAGAACGCTGGAAGCAAAGAGTAATCTTTGTTGATCAATGGAAATAAAATTGCACCCGAAGTATAGAAAACATAATAATATAGAGCGCTATCGATATTGTATATCCACGACGGCGCGTTCAGTGGATTAAAAGGAAGAATATGTTGTGTTAAAATACAAAGTAGAATCGAAATAATAAACGGAAAGAAAATATTTTTCGAAATCTTCAATAAAGAATAATGTAAGATCACAACAACGAACAAACAAGGCAGAAACCATAACGAGGCCGCATGAACTTGATTTCTTATTCCAAATATAAAAGTTTTTCCGGCGCCGATCACTTCCGGAAATTGCCAGTTATTAAGTATCGAAAAATAAATCAAAGCCACAAAAGAGAAAAAATAATAAGGTAATACCAACTGTAAAAACTTTCCTTTAAAATAAATCCAGAATGGTTTTTCAGTCGAAGTGGCAAAAAAACCGGAAACAAAAAAGAAAAGAGGAACGTGATAGAGAAAAACAAAAGGGTAAGCTCTCCCGGCGGCATCCGCAAAATGACCAATATAAATTGCGAATATCCCTAAAAATTTAAGTGTATCAACCCA containing:
- a CDS encoding RluA family pseudouridine synthase, which produces MNLELKAEVTEEFTGNRLDRFLKLSLGDEVSRASIQKWIDSGYVRNQDEKIQDKSSLKVKEGDQFSISVPPRPPLNLEPVSMSLPVILEREDFLIIHKPAGIASHSGPGDRSPSLVNGLLYHFKDLSKAGGEARPGIVHRLDKPTEGLILIAKNDRAHGKLSELFRKREIEKKYYAWVQGHPPEESGTIDLPISRHPVERLKMTISPKGRRSVTHYKVLKYINSRTGRKFSFVEVGLETGRTHQIRVHFQSQRCPVVGDLLYSRAGAQFESYGLLLLSFFLKFKDPFTGELIEANLPLTERFLRFEKNAPLI
- a CDS encoding carbon-nitrogen family hydrolase, whose protein sequence is MNPGELNVALVQCDLSWENQDANYEHVRRLIFSTLEKRKEEAPDLILLPETFATGFTMRSERIAEPDEGPTEVFLKKIAEETGAYFCAGWIRKNPGRKPFNTVSVVKPDGNIVLRYSKIHPFTFGGEDRHYSSGSEIMSYDLNGFRITPFICYDIRFPEIFRRVAGETDIFTIHANWPIPRIHHWDLILKTRAVENQAYVFGVNRIGIAGYNKSVHHDGHSLAVAPNGEFTDAGEELETILFYKAEKKTILEYRESFPVLKDRKNPETIIVRSTVHSSQT
- a CDS encoding acyltransferase family protein gives rise to the protein MNFTGGNLERTSHRIKWVDTLKFLGIFAIYIGHFADAAGRAYPFVFLYHVPLFFFVSGFFATSTEKPFWIYFKGKFLQLVLPYYFFSFVALIYFSILNNWQFPEVIGAGKTFIFGIRNQVHAASLWFLPCLFVVVILHYSLLKISKNIFFPFIISILLCILTQHILPFNPLNAPSWIYNIDSALYYYVFYTSGAILFPLINKDYSLLPAFWKWVYLLLGIFCTGMTIAYFLIDGNFIFNKVRFIFEIPAFGFLYPILIAFIIIYANIILAKAIAEIPLFGSLGRETLLFCGIENVFKSFLMQTVLLFGLTINLANPFLTILFSFICLLISNLTIIRILNQYFPKFVGKFSVK
- the loa22 gene encoding OmpA family outer membrane lipoprotein Loa22 yields the protein MVKKILNLILLGAIAFSFTLCSSAEKKEETAAPEPSQQEQGAAANRSVDANSPQAIADSLNDKLKDFRYPDGLTRPGFSYKKADVNAGDFSEWSKVNAPVIKEGLGKLPDSYALEITGHTDAIGPEQAEGDKKGNIFYSELRANAVKQALIKQGIPANRITTKGAGSSEPVSGLDAKDAKNRRVTFRFATSAPQQ